A stretch of Novipirellula artificiosorum DNA encodes these proteins:
- a CDS encoding HlyD family efflux transporter periplasmic adaptor subunit — protein MSFPSNRSEDRVKVRVRADLVFVKTIHRNEATFVVKDPLAMKYHRVRPDEYFVLQRLDGTRSLETLCGEYEAAFLPQQVSKVEMNQLLFRFHQNGLTVSDSIGQGDQLDLRRAKERDQRIFQQLTSLLFIRFPGVDPEPFLRCVYPWVRPIFHPLSLVLISLFCFMTGGMFLQEMSQFGAEFPTLGTWLRLESLLLLAAVIGGTKVLHELGHAFVCKHFGGECHQIGPMLLVFSPALYCDTSDAWMLPSRWQRATIGLAGIATEVILAAIATWVWVLTAPGWVHSIAMNVMVVCGISTVVFNANPLLRYDGYYVLSDLVDVPNLGERARRMLSATTNRWFFGIHETVEPQMSTFGRVGLFVYALAAASYRWGLTLLILWVVSVMLRPYGLESIGRTFCLVAFVAMMAGLVQPLIKFFNNPARRGRIQMQRTLFSILCMTGLLLIAFLPLPSSINTTARIVPRHQTYLYVSTEGILDQLHRRPGERVKQGEVIATLVNPDIEYQYLKALGRVETQRALVDALRQSRFESTEASNELPAAEALLKDLEDQLESRKHRQDGLVVRAPVSGKLIVGARRSRPKQVARTDALQFVEWSGYPTDAQNDGSFLGAGTELMTLVESNDWDLEMVLSQSDVQRIELGAAVKLSLQSAPSTVFRASVVDISRTQWTFEANTPRWDDSDGARQTAPATTSYVVRAAVEDSGTTEHRWLAGSEATGQIEADLVSVVSRIARSLSSLLRFR, from the coding sequence ATGAGCTTTCCCAGCAATCGCAGCGAAGATCGGGTCAAGGTTCGTGTTCGCGCGGATTTAGTCTTTGTCAAAACGATCCATCGAAATGAAGCGACCTTTGTCGTCAAAGATCCATTGGCGATGAAGTACCATCGAGTTCGTCCTGATGAGTATTTCGTGCTTCAACGTCTCGACGGCACCCGCTCGCTTGAGACCCTTTGTGGTGAATACGAGGCAGCGTTTTTGCCTCAACAGGTCAGTAAGGTGGAGATGAACCAATTGCTGTTTCGGTTTCATCAGAATGGATTGACCGTCTCGGATTCGATTGGCCAGGGAGATCAGTTGGATCTGCGGAGAGCGAAAGAGCGTGACCAGAGAATCTTTCAGCAGCTGACGAGTTTGTTGTTCATTCGGTTTCCTGGCGTTGATCCCGAACCCTTTCTGCGGTGCGTCTACCCCTGGGTGCGGCCGATTTTCCATCCATTGTCGCTGGTCCTGATTTCGCTCTTTTGTTTCATGACCGGTGGCATGTTTCTGCAAGAAATGAGCCAGTTTGGAGCTGAGTTTCCAACCCTCGGCACGTGGTTGCGATTGGAGTCGTTATTGCTGTTGGCGGCTGTGATCGGCGGAACGAAGGTCTTGCACGAACTCGGCCATGCATTCGTCTGTAAGCACTTTGGTGGCGAATGCCACCAGATTGGTCCGATGCTGTTGGTCTTTTCGCCGGCGCTGTACTGTGACACCTCCGATGCATGGATGTTGCCGAGTCGTTGGCAGCGAGCGACAATCGGGTTGGCGGGGATTGCGACCGAAGTGATACTGGCCGCCATTGCAACGTGGGTTTGGGTGTTGACCGCACCGGGATGGGTGCATTCGATTGCGATGAACGTGATGGTGGTTTGCGGTATCAGTACTGTCGTCTTCAATGCGAACCCGTTGTTACGGTATGACGGATACTATGTTTTATCGGATCTCGTTGACGTTCCGAATCTGGGTGAACGTGCGCGGCGCATGCTGTCCGCAACGACGAATCGGTGGTTTTTTGGGATCCATGAAACGGTCGAGCCCCAAATGTCGACATTCGGCCGTGTCGGTTTGTTCGTCTATGCGCTCGCCGCAGCGAGCTACCGTTGGGGACTGACTCTGCTGATTCTTTGGGTCGTGTCGGTGATGTTACGCCCTTACGGACTCGAATCAATCGGTCGAACGTTTTGCCTGGTTGCATTCGTTGCCATGATGGCAGGGCTGGTGCAACCCCTTATCAAGTTCTTCAACAATCCTGCGCGCCGAGGACGCATTCAGATGCAGCGAACCCTGTTCTCGATTCTCTGTATGACGGGGCTGTTGTTGATCGCGTTCTTGCCACTCCCTTCTTCGATCAACACGACCGCACGGATCGTACCCCGGCATCAAACCTACCTGTACGTTTCGACGGAAGGGATTCTCGATCAATTGCATCGTCGGCCTGGGGAGCGAGTCAAGCAAGGCGAGGTGATTGCCACCTTGGTGAATCCCGATATTGAGTATCAGTATCTTAAAGCACTCGGCCGCGTCGAGACGCAGCGAGCGCTGGTCGATGCCCTTCGGCAAAGCCGTTTCGAATCGACCGAGGCATCGAACGAGTTGCCTGCCGCGGAAGCGTTGTTGAAGGATCTTGAAGACCAGTTGGAAAGCCGCAAGCATCGTCAGGACGGCTTAGTCGTTCGGGCACCGGTAAGCGGGAAGTTGATCGTTGGTGCACGACGCTCTAGGCCGAAGCAGGTCGCCCGCACCGATGCGCTGCAGTTTGTCGAATGGTCAGGATATCCAACCGATGCACAAAACGATGGCAGCTTTTTGGGGGCCGGAACGGAGTTGATGACGCTGGTCGAAAGTAACGATTGGGATTTGGAAATGGTGCTATCGCAGTCGGATGTGCAGCGGATCGAGTTGGGGGCAGCGGTCAAGCTCTCGCTGCAATCGGCGCCGTCGACGGTGTTTCGAGCCTCGGTGGTCGATATTTCACGTACTCAATGGACTTTCGAAGCGAACACGCCACGATGGGACGATTCGGATGGGGCTCGCCAGACGGCACCTGCGACCACGTCTTATGTCGTCCGTGCTGCAGTGGAAGACAGCGGGACAACCGAACACCGTTGGCTAGCCGGATCCGAAGCAACCGGACAGATCGAGGCGGACTTGGTTTCCGTTGTCAGTCGCATCGCGCGAAGCTTGAGCAGTTTGCTTCGTTTTCGGTAG
- a CDS encoding beta strand repeat-containing protein → MKLNRLFPLSLRDLAQRFGWNRTALPLPIRVRRAQRPRFRPLEARFVLNASAELNELGQLLVFGTSTADTINLEVNVDGEMTLRNELNEIIPIGGPGGVGTAPLPQQSVTSNQIIFFLGDGDDTLNAELPSSLDVTLQSSEGVDSAFLTLTDRGPQRQASYRIDAETITLNQNASSVRLVDDQLLLHGDVYVGTPGLDSTIDLGSGDLSVEGRFILLGDVDMLGNGGRALLADAVTTSTSPGTSLRFLLGDGPDANLSFGGADDSGGSRLLTLDVGSATDVSFLNQPTQLDGDLLIRSDTGTITIDTSIVADEVVLLANDEVTFQGDTIDATQLVVGSGGRVEIDGVLTIGQTVQISASGGDVDLSQSTLHSAFNGDVLLISDANAVTLGIVDAANGQITLGTSQDISGQIDQSPGTSIDVDRLNVSSANAVDLSSHGNKIGSVGTIVAQGAVDLFDLEDGLAIGSIVSGGGEVSIETSGSDGDVLVGQSILSEGGRVQVVASRDIVMEDGSIIDGTNGSLSLEAQRDITVAALRTLSASDNAVVINAISGGVIDGGDADTDIDANFGKTTIQSRLGIGVGNALETRLDRIVAGVASTGSIELVESDSITLEQLYTDDGKIDVVASGTIFANVVQSANTQSIDSRDIELTTLAGGDIVLGQITASNSADILLDADDDILGQSGASIVADEVVLLANDEVTFQGDTIDATQLVVGSGGRVEIDGVLTIGQTVQITASGGDVDLSQSTLHSAFNGDVLLISDANAVTLGIVDAANGQITLGTSQDISGQIDQSPGTSIDVDRLNVSSANAVDLSASGNKIGSVGTIVAQGAVDLFDLEGGLMVGSIVSGGGEVSIETSGSDGDLLVGQSILSEGGRVQVVASRDIVMEDGSLIDGTNGSLSLEAQRDITVAALRTLSASDNAVVINAISGRVIDGGDADTDIDANFGKTTIESQTGIGVGNALETRLDRIVAGVASTGSIELVESDSITLEQLYTDDGKIEVLASGTIFAAVVQSVNSQSIDSRDIELTTLAGGDIVLGQITASNSADVLFDADDDILGQSGASIIADEVVLLATNEVTFQGDTIDATQLVIDAGGRVEIDGVLTIGQTVQISASGGDVDLSQSSLHSDFDGDVLLISDANAVTLGIVDAANGQITLGTSQDISGQIDQSPGTSIDVDRLNVSSANAVDLSSPGNKIGSVGTIVAQGAVDLFDLEGGLMIGSIVSGGGEVSIETSGSDGDVLVGQSILSEGGRVQVVASRDIVMEDGSIIDGTNGTLSLEAQRDITVAALRTLSASDNAVVINAISGRVIDGGDADTDIDANFGKTTIESQTGIGVGNALETRLDRIVAGVASTGSIELVESDSITLEQLYTDDGKIEVLASGTIFAAVVQSVNSQSIDSRDIELTTLAGGDIVLGQITASNSADILLDADDDIFGQSDSFVVADDLKLISQNRVSDGEVAIDLNTEVESLTAVVTGDHRGDIVIHERGSVELASDDSGRNDLVVQTSNGEIRVDATQDIVISDQRDQANNVDFAVTPKVIAGGDHGRIQLDAGNGETDQLRLGNGVAIVASQSTLGAVQLDGANVVLGEQVEIRTGGDVGVARVFSPRPQAGLAATAFFDSTTVTTNRLEQANENDGRGVLSVEVGQSGERGLTLNIDWGAETGRYQQEDLIVGGEVFAVDHVYTEQDILDSRLNGRPSATAPLEVRFSMRHHESIVVTGDTVQQGVLNPIPTAEEALLAVRPGETESVPSGVVSATDNDNPLRPDLPVVFETNTVDDNATLDHRNGNAQFIIPSLSIPVAFFPVRDVIPEPETLEVFVKAETVIAPRGTSVEATEASVTSLVGREEYLQIRILSPDPNGEDLAPPERLPDSMLEGDKLKRLFSRLPDGRYAIEYVLGDGNERTIIEVDIRDGEPVATGDEMEGGFLELKLLDELPNEDPVDRSNDAEKTSPDNKEKAGDELPPNGLDRRLSRAARFAQRMNQND, encoded by the coding sequence ATGAAACTGAATCGATTGTTTCCGCTCTCCCTTCGAGACCTTGCCCAGCGGTTCGGTTGGAATCGTACTGCCTTGCCCTTACCGATTCGCGTGCGTCGGGCCCAACGCCCAAGGTTTCGTCCTCTCGAGGCTCGATTCGTGCTGAATGCATCCGCCGAGCTCAATGAGCTGGGCCAACTGCTCGTTTTCGGTACGAGCACTGCGGATACGATTAATTTGGAAGTCAACGTCGATGGCGAGATGACGTTGCGAAACGAATTGAACGAGATCATCCCGATCGGCGGCCCCGGCGGCGTTGGCACAGCGCCGCTGCCGCAGCAATCGGTGACGTCCAACCAAATTATCTTCTTTCTTGGTGATGGTGACGACACCTTGAACGCAGAGCTTCCAAGTAGCTTGGACGTAACGTTGCAATCGAGTGAAGGCGTGGATTCGGCGTTTTTGACGCTAACCGATCGCGGACCACAACGGCAGGCGAGCTACCGGATCGATGCGGAAACGATCACGCTGAACCAGAACGCATCGAGTGTTCGACTTGTCGACGATCAATTGTTGCTTCACGGCGATGTCTACGTCGGCACGCCAGGGCTTGATTCCACGATCGATCTCGGCAGCGGTGACTTATCGGTCGAAGGAAGATTCATTTTGCTTGGCGACGTCGACATGCTTGGAAACGGTGGCCGAGCTTTATTGGCGGACGCAGTGACCACCTCGACGTCGCCCGGCACGAGTCTGCGTTTTCTGCTCGGCGATGGACCGGATGCGAACTTGTCCTTTGGCGGTGCGGACGATTCGGGGGGAAGTCGGCTTCTGACACTTGACGTTGGTTCGGCTACGGATGTTTCTTTTTTGAATCAGCCCACACAGCTTGATGGCGATCTTTTGATTCGCTCCGATACGGGCACGATTACGATCGATACGTCGATCGTTGCGGATGAGGTCGTGCTGCTGGCCAACGATGAAGTCACGTTCCAAGGCGACACGATCGATGCGACCCAGCTCGTTGTTGGCTCTGGTGGTCGAGTGGAGATTGACGGTGTGTTGACGATTGGCCAAACGGTGCAGATTAGTGCATCAGGCGGAGACGTCGACCTTAGCCAAAGTACCCTCCATTCCGCTTTCAACGGTGACGTGTTGTTGATTTCGGACGCGAATGCTGTCACGCTCGGAATCGTTGATGCTGCTAATGGACAGATCACGCTTGGGACCAGCCAAGATATCTCGGGTCAGATCGACCAATCACCGGGAACCTCGATTGACGTCGATCGATTGAACGTGTCGAGCGCGAACGCCGTCGATCTATCTTCCCATGGCAACAAGATCGGAAGCGTTGGGACGATCGTGGCGCAAGGTGCTGTCGACCTGTTTGATTTGGAAGACGGCCTGGCGATTGGCAGCATCGTATCGGGCGGTGGAGAGGTGAGCATTGAAACGTCGGGTAGCGATGGCGATGTGTTGGTTGGCCAATCGATCCTCAGTGAAGGAGGTCGGGTGCAAGTTGTTGCCTCGCGAGACATCGTGATGGAGGATGGATCGATCATTGATGGGACAAACGGGTCCCTTTCTCTCGAAGCACAGAGGGACATCACCGTCGCGGCCCTGCGCACCTTATCGGCCAGCGACAATGCTGTGGTCATCAACGCGATCTCGGGCGGAGTGATCGATGGCGGGGATGCGGACACGGACATTGATGCGAATTTCGGCAAGACGACGATTCAAAGTCGGTTGGGAATCGGAGTTGGAAACGCCCTCGAAACTCGGTTGGACCGGATCGTTGCCGGTGTGGCATCCACCGGATCAATCGAGTTGGTTGAATCCGATTCGATCACGCTTGAGCAGCTCTACACCGATGACGGGAAGATCGATGTCGTGGCGTCAGGGACGATTTTTGCGAATGTCGTTCAGTCGGCGAATACCCAGTCGATCGATTCACGCGACATTGAGCTGACGACACTCGCGGGTGGCGACATCGTATTGGGCCAGATAACGGCCTCCAACTCGGCCGATATCCTGCTCGATGCGGACGATGACATCCTCGGTCAATCCGGCGCTTCGATCGTTGCGGATGAGGTCGTGCTGCTGGCCAACGATGAGGTCACTTTCCAAGGCGACACGATCGATGCGACCCAGCTCGTTGTTGGCTCTGGTGGTCGAGTGGAGATTGACGGTGTTTTGACGATTGGCCAAACGGTGCAGATCACTGCATCGGGCGGAGACGTCGACCTTAGCCAAAGTACCCTCCATTCCGCTTTCAACGGTGACGTGTTGTTGATTTCGGACGCGAATGCTGTCACGCTCGGAATCGTTGATGCCGCTAATGGGCAGATCACGCTTGGTACCAGCCAAGACATCTCGGGTCAGATCGACCAATCACCGGGAACCTCGATTGACGTCGATCGATTGAACGTGTCGAGCGCCAACGCCGTCGATCTATCGGCCTCCGGCAACAAGATCGGAAGCGTTGGGACGATCGTGGCGCAAGGTGCTGTCGACCTGTTTGATCTGGAAGGCGGCCTGATGGTTGGCAGCATCGTATCGGGTGGCGGAGAGGTGAGCATTGAAACGTCGGGGTCCGATGGCGATCTGTTGGTTGGCCAATCGATCCTCAGTGAAGGAGGCCGGGTGCAAGTTGTTGCCTCGCGAGACATCGTGATGGAGGATGGATCGCTCATCGATGGGACAAACGGGTCCCTTTCTCTCGAAGCACAGAGAGACATCACCGTCGCGGCCCTGCGCACCTTATCGGCCAGCGACAATGCTGTGGTCATCAACGCGATTTCGGGCAGAGTCATCGATGGCGGGGATGCGGATACGGACATTGATGCGAATTTTGGCAAGACGACGATTGAAAGTCAGACGGGAATCGGAGTTGGAAACGCCCTCGAAACTCGGTTGGACCGGATCGTTGCCGGTGTGGCATCCACCGGATCAATCGAGTTGGTTGAATCCGATTCGATCACGCTTGAGCAGCTCTACACCGACGACGGGAAGATCGAAGTTTTAGCATCAGGGACGATTTTCGCGGCAGTCGTTCAGTCGGTGAACTCCCAGTCGATCGATTCTCGCGACATCGAGCTGACGACACTCGCGGGTGGCGACATCGTATTGGGCCAGATAACGGCCTCCAACTCGGCCGATGTCCTGTTCGATGCGGACGATGACATCCTCGGTCAATCCGGCGCGTCGATCATCGCGGATGAGGTCGTGCTGCTGGCTACGAATGAAGTCACGTTCCAAGGCGACACGATCGATGCGACCCAGCTCGTCATTGACGCTGGCGGTCGAGTGGAGATTGACGGTGTGTTGACGATTGGCCAAACGGTGCAGATTAGTGCATCTGGCGGGGACGTCGATCTCAGCCAAAGTTCGCTCCATTCGGATTTTGATGGTGACGTGTTGTTGATTTCGGACGCGAATGCTGTCACGCTCGGAATCGTTGATGCCGCTAATGGGCAGATCACGCTTGGGACCAGCCAAGACATCTCGGGTCAGATCGACCAATCACCGGGAACCTCGATTGACGTCGATCGATTGAACGTGTCGAGCGCGAACGCCGTCGATCTATCTTCCCCTGGCAACAAGATCGGAAGCGTTGGGACGATCGTGGCGCAAGGTGCTGTCGACCTGTTTGATCTGGAAGGCGGCCTGATGATTGGCAGCATCGTATCGGGTGGCGGAGAGGTGAGCATTGAAACGTCGGGGTCCGATGGTGATGTGTTGGTTGGCCAATCGATCCTCAGTGAAGGAGGCCGGGTGCAAGTTGTTGCCTCGCGAGACATCGTGATGGAGGATGGATCGATCATTGATGGGACAAACGGCACCCTTTCTCTCGAAGCACAGAGAGACATCACCGTCGCGGCCCTGCGCACCTTATCGGCCAGCGACAATGCTGTGGTCATCAACGCGATTTCGGGCAGAGTCATCGATGGCGGGGATGCGGATACGGACATTGATGCGAATTTTGGCAAGACGACGATTGAAAGTCAGACGGGAATCGGAGTTGGAAACGCCCTCGAAACTCGGTTGGACCGGATCGTTGCCGGTGTGGCATCCACCGGATCAATCGAGTTGGTTGAATCCGATTCGATCACGCTTGAGCAGCTCTACACCGACGACGGGAAGATCGAAGTTTTAGCATCAGGGACGATTTTCGCGGCAGTCGTTCAGTCGGTGAACTCCCAGTCGATCGATTCTCGCGACATCGAGCTGACGACACTCGCGGGTGGCGACATCGTATTGGGCCAGATAACGGCCTCCAACTCGGCCGATATCCTGCTCGATGCGGACGATGATATTTTTGGTCAATCCGACTCGTTTGTCGTCGCTGACGATTTGAAGTTGATCAGCCAGAATCGTGTATCAGACGGAGAGGTGGCGATCGACTTGAATACGGAGGTTGAATCGCTGACAGCCGTTGTCACTGGAGACCACCGTGGCGATATTGTGATTCACGAGCGAGGGTCGGTCGAGTTGGCGTCCGATGATTCCGGCCGGAACGATTTGGTGGTGCAAACATCCAATGGCGAGATTCGAGTGGATGCCACACAGGATATTGTGATTTCGGACCAACGAGATCAAGCCAACAATGTTGATTTTGCCGTAACGCCGAAGGTGATCGCTGGTGGCGATCATGGGCGTATTCAGCTTGATGCCGGGAACGGCGAGACGGATCAACTTCGCCTTGGCAACGGTGTTGCGATCGTTGCTTCGCAGTCCACACTCGGTGCCGTTCAGTTGGATGGCGCCAACGTCGTCTTGGGCGAACAGGTCGAGATTCGCACGGGCGGTGATGTTGGGGTCGCGCGTGTGTTTTCCCCGCGGCCCCAAGCAGGCTTGGCGGCCACTGCATTTTTCGATTCAACTACGGTGACCACCAATCGGCTTGAGCAGGCCAACGAGAATGATGGTCGAGGCGTCTTGTCGGTGGAGGTTGGTCAGAGTGGTGAGCGGGGATTGACGCTGAACATCGATTGGGGAGCGGAAACCGGACGTTATCAGCAAGAGGACTTGATTGTCGGTGGTGAGGTTTTTGCGGTCGATCACGTCTATACGGAACAGGATATTCTTGACTCTCGTCTGAACGGCCGGCCTTCGGCTACAGCGCCTTTGGAAGTTCGTTTTTCGATGCGACACCATGAATCAATCGTTGTCACGGGGGATACCGTCCAACAAGGCGTGCTCAACCCGATCCCGACTGCTGAGGAAGCCTTGTTGGCGGTGCGACCGGGAGAAACCGAAAGCGTGCCAAGCGGTGTGGTCTCCGCAACCGATAACGACAATCCGTTGCGTCCTGATTTGCCAGTGGTTTTTGAGACCAACACGGTTGACGACAATGCGACGTTGGACCATCGGAATGGGAACGCGCAATTCATCATTCCTTCGCTGAGTATCCCCGTCGCTTTCTTTCCTGTTCGAGACGTCATTCCTGAGCCGGAGACCTTGGAAGTTTTTGTAAAAGCGGAAACGGTCATTGCGCCTCGCGGCACGAGTGTTGAAGCGACAGAAGCCTCTGTAACTTCGTTAGTGGGTCGTGAGGAATACCTGCAGATCCGGATCCTGTCACCTGATCCGAATGGAGAGGATTTGGCACCTCCGGAGCGTTTGCCGGATTCCATGTTGGAAGGTGACAAGTTGAAACGTCTGTTTTCCAGGTTGCCCGACGGACGTTATGCGATTGAGTATGTGTTAGGCGACGGAAACGAGCGAACGATCATCGAAGTAGACATCCGCGACGGCGAGCCGGTCGCAACGGGCGATGAAATGGAAGGCGGTTTCTTGGAATTGAAACTGCTGGATGAGTTACCCAACGAGGATCCTGTGGATCGATCGAACGATGCAGAGAAAACCTCACCAGATAACAAGGAAAAGGCCGGCGACGAGCTACCGCCAAACGGTCTAGATCGACGATTGTCAAGAGCCGCTCGTTTTGCTCAGCGGATGAACCAAAATGACTGA